Genomic window (Gemmatimonadales bacterium):
GCCGTCCCCATGATGTCGGGCCGCGGCCTGGGCCATACCGGCGGCACCCTCGACAAGCTCGAAAGCATCCCGGGCTTTCGGACCAACCTCACCCTGGCCGAGACCCGCGCCCAGATCGAGAGGATCGGCTGCGCGATGATCTGCCCGACGCCTGAAGTGGCGCCGGTGGACAAGAAGCTCTACGCCCTGCGCGACGTTACCGCCACTGTCGAATGCATTCCGCTCATCGCCGCGAGCATCATGTCGAAGAAGCTCGCCGAGGGGCTGAACGGCCTGGTGCTCGACGTGACGATGGGGAGCGGTGCGTTCATCACGGAGAGGGAGCGCTCGATCGAGCTGGCGGAGGCGATGATCCGCCTGGGCGAGGACCGGGGCTGCCCCACCGTGGCAATGCTCACCGCGATGGACCGGCCGCTGGGCCGCGCCTGCGGCAATGCGCTTGAGGCGGAGGAGGCTATCATGTCGCTCCGCGACGAAGGTCCCGAAGACCTGCACGACGTCACTATCGCCCTCGGCGTGGAGATGCTCGTTCTGGCGGGCGAGAAGGACCGCCAGAAGGCTGGGGCGCGCCTCGAGAAGGCGATAACGAGCGGCAAGGCGGCGGAGCGGTTCGAGCAGATTATCGAGGCGCAGGGCGGGAACCCGGCGGTCGTGGAAGATCCCGCGTTACTGCCCCAGGCTGCCGAGGTCGAGGTCTACTACTCGCGCTCGGCGGGGACGATCCTGGAGGTGCAGCCACGGCCGATCGGCCGCGCCATCGTCCAGATGGGCGGCGGCCGCCAGAAGGTGGACGACGGGGTGGATCCCACGGTCGGGTTCGTCATCACCGCGCGGCCCGGCCAGAAGGTCCACGTCTCCGAGCCGCTCGCCTCTATCTTCGCGAAGGACAAGGCCGGCATCGAGCTGGCGCGCAGGGCGCTCGACGAAGCCATCCGGATCGGGGAGGGGAAGGCCGCTCCGCTGCCACTGGTCGCGGCGCGGGTCACCGGTAAGGGGATGGAGACGCTCGGCTAGCCGATCAACGGCGGCTTGGGGCCCGCGCCCGGTCCCCAGTCGTCTCCTTCGAATCCGTCCTCCGGCCGCGTCGAGGCGTCGAGATCCTTCACCTCGCGCTCCGCCCGCTCCAACTCCTCATGGTCGATCCCGTCGTCGTCGTCATCTACCTGACGACTGCCTCCTTGCCTCCCACTGCGCGTCTGCGCGTCTGCGCGTCTGTCTTGGGGTCTGTCCGTCTCCCGCGTCTCCCCCATTCGCCTGACGGTCGTGATGAATCCCCAAACCACCAGCGCCGCGAGGACTCCCCAGAACAGATTCACCAGTTAGCCCCCCGGGCCCAGTCATGTCTCCCCTGTCTCCCTTTACTCCCCCTACTCCCCTTTCTCCCCTTTCTCCCCTTTCTCCGCTTTACTCCCCTTTCTCCGCTTTACTCCCCAGTCATCCATCACAACGCCTTCGCCACCAGACCACCGACCACGTATCCCACCACCGCCACCCCCACCCCGACGACGAACATGTCCATCCCGCTCCGGATCACGCCTCGTCCGGTGAACACGCTGCGCGCCCCGCCCACCGCGAAGTGCGACAGCATCGAGATGGTGAACGAGGTCGCCATGGCCGGCGTGCCGCTCATGACCAGGAAAGGTGCGACCGGGATCAACGCGCCGATCGCCGTGGCGGTCCCGGTCACCAGCCCTTCGCGCAGTGGCGTGCTGCGCTGGTCGCCGATCTTCAGCTCCTCGCGGACCTTTTCGGCAAGCGCGCGC
Coding sequences:
- a CDS encoding thymidine phosphorylase translates to MFVPGLIERKRDGGSLTAGEWRDLLSAYAEGRVPDYQMSALLMACFLRGLSRDEAAALLDGMLASGSRLDFSSLGKPVIDKHSTGGVGDKVSLVLAPLAAACGLAVPMMSGRGLGHTGGTLDKLESIPGFRTNLTLAETRAQIERIGCAMICPTPEVAPVDKKLYALRDVTATVECIPLIAASIMSKKLAEGLNGLVLDVTMGSGAFITERERSIELAEAMIRLGEDRGCPTVAMLTAMDRPLGRACGNALEAEEAIMSLRDEGPEDLHDVTIALGVEMLVLAGEKDRQKAGARLEKAITSGKAAERFEQIIEAQGGNPAVVEDPALLPQAAEVEVYYSRSAGTILEVQPRPIGRAIVQMGGGRQKVDDGVDPTVGFVITARPGQKVHVSEPLASIFAKDKAGIELARRALDEAIRIGEGKAAPLPLVAARVTGKGMETLG
- a CDS encoding VIT1/CCC1 transporter family protein, with amino-acid sequence RALAEKVREELKIGDQRSTPLREGLVTGTATAIGALIPVAPFLVMSGTPAMATSFTISMLSHFAVGGARSVFTGRGVIRSGMDMFVVGVGVAVVGYVVGGLVAKAL